Proteins encoded together in one Streptomyces sp. NA04227 window:
- a CDS encoding enoyl-CoA hydratase/isomerase family protein has product MTVHLEVDEGVGTIRLDRPPMNALDVATQDRLKELAEEATARDDVRAVILYGGEKVFAAGADIKEMQEMDHTAMVLRSRALQDSFTAVARIPKPVVAAITGYALGGGCELALCADYRIAGERAKLGQPEILLGLIPGAGGTQRLSRLVGPSKAKDLIFTGRHVKSDEALTIGLVDRVVPDAEVYEQAHAWAAKLAQGPALALRAAKESVDVGLESDIDTGLAVERTWFAGLFATEDRERGMRSFVEEGPGKAKFL; this is encoded by the coding sequence ATGACTGTGCATCTCGAGGTCGACGAGGGCGTCGGCACCATCCGTCTGGACCGTCCGCCGATGAACGCGCTGGATGTAGCCACCCAGGACCGGCTCAAGGAACTCGCCGAAGAGGCCACCGCCCGCGACGACGTGCGTGCGGTGATCCTGTACGGCGGGGAGAAGGTGTTCGCGGCGGGCGCGGACATCAAGGAGATGCAGGAGATGGACCACACCGCGATGGTCCTGCGCTCGCGCGCCCTGCAGGACTCCTTCACCGCGGTGGCCCGTATCCCCAAGCCGGTCGTCGCCGCCATCACGGGGTACGCGCTCGGCGGCGGGTGCGAGCTGGCCCTCTGCGCCGACTACCGCATCGCGGGCGAGCGGGCCAAGCTCGGCCAGCCCGAGATCCTGCTCGGCCTCATCCCCGGGGCCGGTGGCACCCAGCGCCTGTCCCGTCTGGTCGGCCCGTCCAAGGCCAAGGACCTGATCTTCACCGGCCGCCATGTGAAGTCGGACGAGGCCCTGACCATCGGCCTGGTCGACCGCGTCGTACCGGACGCGGAGGTCTACGAGCAGGCGCACGCCTGGGCCGCCAAGCTCGCCCAGGGTCCCGCGCTCGCGCTGCGTGCGGCCAAGGAGTCCGTGGACGTCGGCCTGGAGAGCGACATCGACACCGGCCTCGCCGTCGAACGCACCTGGTTCGCAGGCCTGTTCGCCACCGAGGACCGCGAGCGCGGCATGCGCAGCTTCGTCGAGGAAGGCCCCGGCAAGGCGAAGTTCCTCTGA